A single window of Plectropomus leopardus isolate mb chromosome 12, YSFRI_Pleo_2.0, whole genome shotgun sequence DNA harbors:
- the LOC121951307 gene encoding AP-2 complex subunit mu-A isoform X1, whose translation MIGGLFIYNHKGEVLISRVYRDDIGNRRNAVDAFRVNVIHARQQVRSPVTNIARTSFFHVKRSNIWLAAVTKQNVNAAMVFEFLYKMCDVMTAYFGKISEENIKNNFVLIYELLDEILDFGYPQNSETGALKTFITQQGIKGQHQTKEEQSQITSQVTGQIGWRREGIKYRRNELFLDVLESVNLLMSPQGQVLSAHVSGRVVMKSYLSGMPECKFGMNDKIVIDKQGKGGASDDAGKSDLGGGSGKQSIAIDDCTFHQCVRLSKFDSERSISFIPPDGEYELMRYRTTKDIILPFRVIPLVREVGRTKLEVKVVIKSNFKPSLLAQKIEVRIPTPLNTSGVQVICMKGKAKYKASENAIVWKIKRMAGMKESQISAEIELLPTNDKKKWARPPISMNFEVPFAPSGLKVRYLKVFESKLNYSDHDVIKWVRYIGRSGIYETRC comes from the exons TTCCGTGTGAACGTGATCCATGCCAGGCAGCAGGTTCGATCCCCGGTGACCAACATAGCCCGCACCAGCTTCTTCCATGTCAAGCGCTCCAACATCTGGTTGGCGGCCGTCACCAAGCAGAATGTCAACGCTGCCATGGTGTTCGAGTTCCTGTACAAGATGTGTGACGTCATGACGGCCTACTTTGGCAAGATCAGCGAGGAGAACATCAAGAACAACTTTGTGCTCATCTACGAGCTGCTGGATG AGATCCTGGACTTTGGATACCCCCAGAACTCAGAGACCGGAGCTCTGAAGACCTTCATCACCCAGCAGGGCATTAAGGGACAG CACCAG ACAAAAGAGGAGCAGTCTCAGATCACCAGCCAGGTGACGGGGCAGATCGGCTGGCGTCGTGAAGGCATCAAGTATCGCCGCAATGAGCTTTTCCTGGACGTACTGGAGAGCGTCAACCTGCTTATGTCACCACAAG GCCAGGTCCTGAGCGCCCACGTGTCGGGCCGAGTAGTGATGAAGAGCTACCTGAGCGGAATGCCCGAGTGCAAATTTGGCATGAACGACAAGATTGTCATCGACAAGCAGGGCAAAGGAGGAGCATCTGATGACGCAGGGAAGAG TGATTTAGGGGGAGGAAG TGGGAAGCAGTCCATAGCCATCGACGACTGCACTTTCCACCAGTGTGTGCGCCTCAGTAAATTTGACTCGGAGCGCAGCATCAGCTTCATCCCCCCAGACGGAGAGTATGAGCTCATGAG GTATCGCACCACTAAAGACATCATCCTGCCGTTCCGTGTTATTCCTCTGGTCAGGGAGGTTGGCCGCACTAAACTGGAGGTTAAGGTGGTCATCAAGTCCAACTTCAAACCCTCGCTGCTGGCCCAAAAGATCGAG GTGCGTATCCCAACGCCCCTCAACACCAGCGGCGTGCAGGTGATTTGTATGAAGGGAAAAGCCAAGTACAAGGCCAGTGAGAACGCCATTGTCTGGAA gaTCAAACGCATGGCTGGGATGAAGGAGTCTCAGATCAGTGCTGAGATTGAGTTGCTGCCGACCAACGATAAGAAGAAATGGGCCAGGCCTCCCATCTCTATGAACTTTGAG GTTCCATTTGCTCCCTCTGGTCTGAAGGTGCGCTACTTGAAGGTGTTTGAGTCCAAGCTCAACTACAGTGACCACGACGTCATCAAATGGGTGCGGTACATCGGCCGCTCCGGCATCTACGAAACGCGCTGCTAA
- the LOC121951307 gene encoding AP-2 complex subunit mu-A isoform X4, producing the protein MIGGLFIYNHKGEVLISRVYRDDIGRNAVDAFRVNVIHARQQVRSPVTNIARTSFFHVKRSNIWLAAVTKQNVNAAMVFEFLYKMCDVMTAYFGKISEENIKNNFVLIYELLDEILDFGYPQNSETGALKTFITQQGIKGQHQTKEEQSQITSQVTGQIGWRREGIKYRRNELFLDVLESVNLLMSPQGQVLSAHVSGRVVMKSYLSGMPECKFGMNDKIVIDKQGKGGASDDAGKSGKQSIAIDDCTFHQCVRLSKFDSERSISFIPPDGEYELMRYRTTKDIILPFRVIPLVREVGRTKLEVKVVIKSNFKPSLLAQKIEVRIPTPLNTSGVQVICMKGKAKYKASENAIVWKIKRMAGMKESQISAEIELLPTNDKKKWARPPISMNFEVPFAPSGLKVRYLKVFESKLNYSDHDVIKWVRYIGRSGIYETRC; encoded by the exons TTCCGTGTGAACGTGATCCATGCCAGGCAGCAGGTTCGATCCCCGGTGACCAACATAGCCCGCACCAGCTTCTTCCATGTCAAGCGCTCCAACATCTGGTTGGCGGCCGTCACCAAGCAGAATGTCAACGCTGCCATGGTGTTCGAGTTCCTGTACAAGATGTGTGACGTCATGACGGCCTACTTTGGCAAGATCAGCGAGGAGAACATCAAGAACAACTTTGTGCTCATCTACGAGCTGCTGGATG AGATCCTGGACTTTGGATACCCCCAGAACTCAGAGACCGGAGCTCTGAAGACCTTCATCACCCAGCAGGGCATTAAGGGACAG CACCAG ACAAAAGAGGAGCAGTCTCAGATCACCAGCCAGGTGACGGGGCAGATCGGCTGGCGTCGTGAAGGCATCAAGTATCGCCGCAATGAGCTTTTCCTGGACGTACTGGAGAGCGTCAACCTGCTTATGTCACCACAAG GCCAGGTCCTGAGCGCCCACGTGTCGGGCCGAGTAGTGATGAAGAGCTACCTGAGCGGAATGCCCGAGTGCAAATTTGGCATGAACGACAAGATTGTCATCGACAAGCAGGGCAAAGGAGGAGCATCTGATGACGCAGGGAAGAG TGGGAAGCAGTCCATAGCCATCGACGACTGCACTTTCCACCAGTGTGTGCGCCTCAGTAAATTTGACTCGGAGCGCAGCATCAGCTTCATCCCCCCAGACGGAGAGTATGAGCTCATGAG GTATCGCACCACTAAAGACATCATCCTGCCGTTCCGTGTTATTCCTCTGGTCAGGGAGGTTGGCCGCACTAAACTGGAGGTTAAGGTGGTCATCAAGTCCAACTTCAAACCCTCGCTGCTGGCCCAAAAGATCGAG GTGCGTATCCCAACGCCCCTCAACACCAGCGGCGTGCAGGTGATTTGTATGAAGGGAAAAGCCAAGTACAAGGCCAGTGAGAACGCCATTGTCTGGAA gaTCAAACGCATGGCTGGGATGAAGGAGTCTCAGATCAGTGCTGAGATTGAGTTGCTGCCGACCAACGATAAGAAGAAATGGGCCAGGCCTCCCATCTCTATGAACTTTGAG GTTCCATTTGCTCCCTCTGGTCTGAAGGTGCGCTACTTGAAGGTGTTTGAGTCCAAGCTCAACTACAGTGACCACGACGTCATCAAATGGGTGCGGTACATCGGCCGCTCCGGCATCTACGAAACGCGCTGCTAA
- the LOC121951307 gene encoding AP-2 complex subunit mu-A isoform X2, whose protein sequence is MIGGLFIYNHKGEVLISRVYRDDIGRNAVDAFRVNVIHARQQVRSPVTNIARTSFFHVKRSNIWLAAVTKQNVNAAMVFEFLYKMCDVMTAYFGKISEENIKNNFVLIYELLDEILDFGYPQNSETGALKTFITQQGIKGQHQTKEEQSQITSQVTGQIGWRREGIKYRRNELFLDVLESVNLLMSPQGQVLSAHVSGRVVMKSYLSGMPECKFGMNDKIVIDKQGKGGASDDAGKSDLGGGSGKQSIAIDDCTFHQCVRLSKFDSERSISFIPPDGEYELMRYRTTKDIILPFRVIPLVREVGRTKLEVKVVIKSNFKPSLLAQKIEVRIPTPLNTSGVQVICMKGKAKYKASENAIVWKIKRMAGMKESQISAEIELLPTNDKKKWARPPISMNFEVPFAPSGLKVRYLKVFESKLNYSDHDVIKWVRYIGRSGIYETRC, encoded by the exons TTCCGTGTGAACGTGATCCATGCCAGGCAGCAGGTTCGATCCCCGGTGACCAACATAGCCCGCACCAGCTTCTTCCATGTCAAGCGCTCCAACATCTGGTTGGCGGCCGTCACCAAGCAGAATGTCAACGCTGCCATGGTGTTCGAGTTCCTGTACAAGATGTGTGACGTCATGACGGCCTACTTTGGCAAGATCAGCGAGGAGAACATCAAGAACAACTTTGTGCTCATCTACGAGCTGCTGGATG AGATCCTGGACTTTGGATACCCCCAGAACTCAGAGACCGGAGCTCTGAAGACCTTCATCACCCAGCAGGGCATTAAGGGACAG CACCAG ACAAAAGAGGAGCAGTCTCAGATCACCAGCCAGGTGACGGGGCAGATCGGCTGGCGTCGTGAAGGCATCAAGTATCGCCGCAATGAGCTTTTCCTGGACGTACTGGAGAGCGTCAACCTGCTTATGTCACCACAAG GCCAGGTCCTGAGCGCCCACGTGTCGGGCCGAGTAGTGATGAAGAGCTACCTGAGCGGAATGCCCGAGTGCAAATTTGGCATGAACGACAAGATTGTCATCGACAAGCAGGGCAAAGGAGGAGCATCTGATGACGCAGGGAAGAG TGATTTAGGGGGAGGAAG TGGGAAGCAGTCCATAGCCATCGACGACTGCACTTTCCACCAGTGTGTGCGCCTCAGTAAATTTGACTCGGAGCGCAGCATCAGCTTCATCCCCCCAGACGGAGAGTATGAGCTCATGAG GTATCGCACCACTAAAGACATCATCCTGCCGTTCCGTGTTATTCCTCTGGTCAGGGAGGTTGGCCGCACTAAACTGGAGGTTAAGGTGGTCATCAAGTCCAACTTCAAACCCTCGCTGCTGGCCCAAAAGATCGAG GTGCGTATCCCAACGCCCCTCAACACCAGCGGCGTGCAGGTGATTTGTATGAAGGGAAAAGCCAAGTACAAGGCCAGTGAGAACGCCATTGTCTGGAA gaTCAAACGCATGGCTGGGATGAAGGAGTCTCAGATCAGTGCTGAGATTGAGTTGCTGCCGACCAACGATAAGAAGAAATGGGCCAGGCCTCCCATCTCTATGAACTTTGAG GTTCCATTTGCTCCCTCTGGTCTGAAGGTGCGCTACTTGAAGGTGTTTGAGTCCAAGCTCAACTACAGTGACCACGACGTCATCAAATGGGTGCGGTACATCGGCCGCTCCGGCATCTACGAAACGCGCTGCTAA
- the LOC121951307 gene encoding AP-2 complex subunit mu-A isoform X3 codes for MIGGLFIYNHKGEVLISRVYRDDIGNRRNAVDAFRVNVIHARQQVRSPVTNIARTSFFHVKRSNIWLAAVTKQNVNAAMVFEFLYKMCDVMTAYFGKISEENIKNNFVLIYELLDEILDFGYPQNSETGALKTFITQQGIKGQHQTKEEQSQITSQVTGQIGWRREGIKYRRNELFLDVLESVNLLMSPQGQVLSAHVSGRVVMKSYLSGMPECKFGMNDKIVIDKQGKGGASDDAGKSGKQSIAIDDCTFHQCVRLSKFDSERSISFIPPDGEYELMRYRTTKDIILPFRVIPLVREVGRTKLEVKVVIKSNFKPSLLAQKIEVRIPTPLNTSGVQVICMKGKAKYKASENAIVWKIKRMAGMKESQISAEIELLPTNDKKKWARPPISMNFEVPFAPSGLKVRYLKVFESKLNYSDHDVIKWVRYIGRSGIYETRC; via the exons TTCCGTGTGAACGTGATCCATGCCAGGCAGCAGGTTCGATCCCCGGTGACCAACATAGCCCGCACCAGCTTCTTCCATGTCAAGCGCTCCAACATCTGGTTGGCGGCCGTCACCAAGCAGAATGTCAACGCTGCCATGGTGTTCGAGTTCCTGTACAAGATGTGTGACGTCATGACGGCCTACTTTGGCAAGATCAGCGAGGAGAACATCAAGAACAACTTTGTGCTCATCTACGAGCTGCTGGATG AGATCCTGGACTTTGGATACCCCCAGAACTCAGAGACCGGAGCTCTGAAGACCTTCATCACCCAGCAGGGCATTAAGGGACAG CACCAG ACAAAAGAGGAGCAGTCTCAGATCACCAGCCAGGTGACGGGGCAGATCGGCTGGCGTCGTGAAGGCATCAAGTATCGCCGCAATGAGCTTTTCCTGGACGTACTGGAGAGCGTCAACCTGCTTATGTCACCACAAG GCCAGGTCCTGAGCGCCCACGTGTCGGGCCGAGTAGTGATGAAGAGCTACCTGAGCGGAATGCCCGAGTGCAAATTTGGCATGAACGACAAGATTGTCATCGACAAGCAGGGCAAAGGAGGAGCATCTGATGACGCAGGGAAGAG TGGGAAGCAGTCCATAGCCATCGACGACTGCACTTTCCACCAGTGTGTGCGCCTCAGTAAATTTGACTCGGAGCGCAGCATCAGCTTCATCCCCCCAGACGGAGAGTATGAGCTCATGAG GTATCGCACCACTAAAGACATCATCCTGCCGTTCCGTGTTATTCCTCTGGTCAGGGAGGTTGGCCGCACTAAACTGGAGGTTAAGGTGGTCATCAAGTCCAACTTCAAACCCTCGCTGCTGGCCCAAAAGATCGAG GTGCGTATCCCAACGCCCCTCAACACCAGCGGCGTGCAGGTGATTTGTATGAAGGGAAAAGCCAAGTACAAGGCCAGTGAGAACGCCATTGTCTGGAA gaTCAAACGCATGGCTGGGATGAAGGAGTCTCAGATCAGTGCTGAGATTGAGTTGCTGCCGACCAACGATAAGAAGAAATGGGCCAGGCCTCCCATCTCTATGAACTTTGAG GTTCCATTTGCTCCCTCTGGTCTGAAGGTGCGCTACTTGAAGGTGTTTGAGTCCAAGCTCAACTACAGTGACCACGACGTCATCAAATGGGTGCGGTACATCGGCCGCTCCGGCATCTACGAAACGCGCTGCTAA